A window of Nasonia vitripennis strain AsymCx chromosome 3 unlocalized genomic scaffold, Nvit_psr_1.1 chr3_random0004, whole genome shotgun sequence contains these coding sequences:
- the LOC103316334 gene encoding general odorant-binding protein 56h isoform X1 yields the protein MIVGRRLKYAERNDVIKADQACSNIIVLLFSSVCTATKEEEEFKSELAECKNLVGVTEDYVRDVFKSGLKGADEKFKCFIACLIQDSYKFNDGGVFDAERTIANDRGPAGLLRDYTNKALKACSNIKGYSECDAIFKVYKCMVENVEKLFNARNDRPSG from the exons ATGATTGTAGGCCGAAGGCTAAAGTATGCCGAGAGAAATGACGTAATCAAAGCAGACCAAGCTTGTTCTAATATTA TCGTGCTTCTGTTCTCTAGCGTATGCACAGCTACA aaagaggaagaagaatttAAAAGCGAATTGGCTGAATGCAAGAATCTAGTTGGAGTCACTGAGGATTATGTAAGAGACGTTTTCAAAAGTGGATTAAAGGGTGccgatgaaaaatttaaatgtttcATAGCTTGTCTAATCCAAGATTCGTACAAG TTTAACGACGGTGGGGTATTCGATGCCGAAAGAACCATTGCAAATGATCGCGGTCCAGCTGGACTATTGCGCGATTACACAAACAAAGCTTTGAAGGCATGCTCTAATATAA AAGGATATAGCGAGTGTGATgctatttttaaagtttacaAGTGCATGGTggaaaacgtggaaaaactTTTCAATGCACGCAATGATCGACCCAGTGGGTGA
- the LOC103316334 gene encoding uncharacterized protein LOC103316334 isoform X2: MIVGRRLKYAERNDVIKADQACSNIIVLLFSSVCTATKEEEEFKSELAECKNLVGVTEDYVRDVFKSGLKGADEKFKCFIACLIQDSYKFNDGGVFDAERTIANDRGPAGLLRDYTNKALKACSNIRYSECDAIFKVYKCMVENVEKLFNARNDRPSG; encoded by the exons ATGATTGTAGGCCGAAGGCTAAAGTATGCCGAGAGAAATGACGTAATCAAAGCAGACCAAGCTTGTTCTAATATTA TCGTGCTTCTGTTCTCTAGCGTATGCACAGCTACA aaagaggaagaagaatttAAAAGCGAATTGGCTGAATGCAAGAATCTAGTTGGAGTCACTGAGGATTATGTAAGAGACGTTTTCAAAAGTGGATTAAAGGGTGccgatgaaaaatttaaatgtttcATAGCTTGTCTAATCCAAGATTCGTACAAG TTTAACGACGGTGGGGTATTCGATGCCGAAAGAACCATTGCAAATGATCGCGGTCCAGCTGGACTATTGCGCGATTACACAAACAAAGCTTTGAAGGCATGCTCTAATATAA GATATAGCGAGTGTGATgctatttttaaagtttacaAGTGCATGGTggaaaacgtggaaaaactTTTCAATGCACGCAATGATCGACCCAGTGGGTGA
- the LOC103316334 gene encoding general odorant-binding protein 56h isoform X3 — protein MLFFTVVLLFSSVCTATKEEEEFKSELAECKNLVGVTEDYVRDVFKSGLKGADEKFKCFIACLIQDSYKFNDGGVFDAERTIANDRGPAGLLRDYTNKALKACSNIKGYSECDAIFKVYKCMVENVEKLFNARNDRPSG, from the exons ATGTTATTTTTCACAGTCGTGCTTCTGTTCTCTAGCGTATGCACAGCTACA aaagaggaagaagaatttAAAAGCGAATTGGCTGAATGCAAGAATCTAGTTGGAGTCACTGAGGATTATGTAAGAGACGTTTTCAAAAGTGGATTAAAGGGTGccgatgaaaaatttaaatgtttcATAGCTTGTCTAATCCAAGATTCGTACAAG TTTAACGACGGTGGGGTATTCGATGCCGAAAGAACCATTGCAAATGATCGCGGTCCAGCTGGACTATTGCGCGATTACACAAACAAAGCTTTGAAGGCATGCTCTAATATAA AAGGATATAGCGAGTGTGATgctatttttaaagtttacaAGTGCATGGTggaaaacgtggaaaaactTTTCAATGCACGCAATGATCGACCCAGTGGGTGA